One Microbacterium esteraromaticum genomic window carries:
- a CDS encoding cytidylyltransferase domain-containing protein has product MTENTRTVAIIPARGGSKGVPGKNLRRVGGLTLVERAVRAAAAAEGVDLVVVSTDDAEITRVAETAGARVVARPAELSGDTATSESALLHTLDVLAAEGESVGTVVFVQATSPFIPSGGIAEAVAHIAADRYDSVFSAFETYGFLWGRDADQHAVAINHDASHRPRRQDREPHYLETGAFYAFTADGFRAAGHRFFGRVGIVEVPEASAIEIDDEHQLAVASALAALSDPAQTV; this is encoded by the coding sequence ATGACCGAGAACACCCGCACTGTCGCGATCATCCCCGCCCGAGGCGGATCGAAGGGCGTGCCGGGCAAGAACCTGCGCCGCGTGGGCGGCCTGACGCTCGTCGAGCGGGCTGTTCGAGCGGCGGCCGCCGCAGAGGGCGTCGATCTCGTCGTGGTCAGCACCGATGACGCCGAGATCACCCGCGTGGCCGAGACCGCGGGCGCACGGGTCGTCGCGCGCCCCGCTGAGCTCTCAGGCGACACAGCCACTTCCGAGAGCGCACTGCTGCACACGCTCGACGTGCTCGCAGCCGAGGGCGAGAGCGTCGGCACCGTCGTGTTCGTGCAGGCCACCTCGCCCTTCATCCCCAGCGGCGGCATCGCCGAAGCGGTCGCGCACATCGCCGCCGATCGCTACGACAGCGTCTTCTCGGCATTCGAGACGTACGGCTTTCTCTGGGGGCGGGATGCCGATCAGCACGCCGTCGCGATCAACCATGACGCCTCGCACCGCCCGCGTCGGCAGGATCGTGAGCCGCACTACCTCGAGACCGGGGCCTTCTACGCCTTCACCGCCGACGGCTTCCGCGCCGCCGGACACCGCTTCTTCGGCCGTGTCGGCATCGTCGAGGTGCCCGAGGCGTCGGCGATCGAGATCGACGACGAGCACCAGCTGGCGGTCGCGAGCGCCCTGGCCGCGCTGAGCGACCCCGCACAGACCGTGTAG
- a CDS encoding single-stranded DNA-binding protein, which translates to MAGETVITVVGNLTADPELRYTQNGLPVANFTIASTPRTFDRQANEWKDGEALFLRASVWREFAEHVAGSLTKGMRVIAQGRLRQRSYQDRDGNNRTAIELEVDEIGPSLRYATAQVTRAASNGGGQSRPQQQQQVSDEPWSTPGSSSADAWSTPGSFGDDTPF; encoded by the coding sequence ATGGCCGGCGAAACCGTCATCACCGTGGTGGGCAACCTCACCGCAGATCCCGAGCTGCGCTACACGCAGAACGGCCTGCCGGTGGCGAACTTCACCATCGCCTCGACCCCGCGCACGTTCGACCGTCAGGCCAACGAGTGGAAGGACGGCGAAGCGCTGTTCCTCCGCGCGTCGGTGTGGCGCGAGTTCGCCGAGCACGTGGCAGGCTCGCTGACGAAGGGCATGCGCGTCATCGCGCAGGGCCGTCTGCGTCAGCGCTCCTACCAGGACCGTGACGGCAACAACCGCACGGCCATCGAGCTGGAGGTTGACGAGATCGGTCCGTCGCTGCGTTATGCGACGGCACAGGTCACGCGGGCCGCATCCAACGGCGGTGGACAGTCGCGTCCGCAGCAGCAGCAGCAGGTCTCGGACGAGCCGTGGTCGACCCCCGGCTCCTCGAGCGCTGACGCCTGGAGCACTCCGGGCAGCTTCGGCGACGACACCCCGTTCTGA
- a CDS encoding DUF6716 putative glycosyltransferase encodes MAIGDADSFVKWAAHLIDQVDDISQHLLLVHTPLVVSDAQRDAAVAGTRFAADSASISRIAFADIAGWLAKDAPDVVVLAGRAPFVRLLGREIDRLPRRPIVVSGLPGMSIPALRGALEYRRHCDLMVVHSHREVTAYSRLGRALGVTVPVALATLPFATPARATTAGTDLVFAAQALVPADRAERRRIAEILRLAAVADPSRRVVVKLRSRPGEVEAHQERDGYTDLLENAPENLVFSYAPMSEALSTAEGLVTVSSTAAIEAMAAGVPVIALDDFGIRPDLLNHVFEHSGLLGSADEVVARRFRHPDARWAATNYFHDSRDSRWWEEVRRLVAQRRRGALPARTVPAPRGGALHAAWHRRIVLGDVDRTLSGRIAGVVVTPVISALTALKRRRRRPGVPDAMAADFTLAPSPLAEPVRRRSAASAPIG; translated from the coding sequence GTGGCGATCGGCGACGCGGACTCCTTCGTGAAGTGGGCAGCCCATCTCATCGACCAGGTCGACGACATCAGCCAGCACCTGCTGCTGGTGCACACGCCGCTGGTCGTCAGCGACGCGCAGCGGGATGCCGCGGTCGCCGGTACCCGATTCGCCGCCGACTCCGCGTCGATCAGCCGCATCGCGTTCGCCGACATCGCCGGCTGGCTGGCGAAGGACGCCCCGGACGTCGTCGTGCTAGCCGGCCGTGCGCCGTTCGTGCGCCTGCTCGGCCGCGAGATCGATCGACTCCCGCGTCGGCCCATCGTGGTGAGCGGCCTGCCCGGCATGTCGATCCCCGCGCTGCGCGGAGCGCTCGAGTACCGCCGGCACTGCGACCTCATGGTGGTGCACTCGCACCGCGAGGTCACCGCGTACTCGCGCCTGGGACGGGCCCTGGGCGTGACCGTTCCGGTCGCGCTCGCGACCCTGCCGTTCGCCACGCCCGCTCGCGCGACCACCGCCGGCACCGACCTCGTCTTCGCCGCGCAGGCCCTCGTGCCGGCCGACCGCGCCGAGCGCCGGCGGATCGCCGAGATCCTTCGCCTCGCAGCGGTCGCCGATCCGTCGCGCCGCGTGGTCGTCAAGCTGCGCTCGCGGCCGGGTGAGGTCGAGGCGCACCAGGAGCGCGACGGCTACACCGACCTGCTCGAGAACGCCCCCGAGAACCTCGTCTTCTCGTACGCCCCGATGTCGGAGGCGCTGAGCACGGCCGAGGGCCTCGTCACGGTCAGCTCGACCGCGGCGATCGAGGCCATGGCCGCGGGAGTTCCCGTCATCGCGCTCGACGACTTCGGCATCAGGCCCGACCTGCTCAACCACGTCTTCGAGCACAGTGGCCTGCTCGGCAGCGCCGATGAAGTCGTGGCGCGCCGATTCCGGCATCCGGATGCCCGGTGGGCCGCGACCAACTACTTTCACGACTCGCGCGACTCGCGCTGGTGGGAGGAGGTGCGCCGGCTCGTCGCGCAGCGACGACGAGGCGCCCTGCCCGCCCGCACCGTCCCCGCTCCGCGCGGGGGTGCCCTGCACGCCGCCTGGCACCGCCGGATCGTTCTCGGCGACGTCGACCGCACCCTGTCGGGGCGCATCGCCGGCGTGGTGGTGACACCGGTCATCTCCGCGCTGACTGCGCTCAAGCGCCGTCGTCGGCGACCGGGGGTTCCGGATGCCATGGCCGCCGACTTCACGCTTGCGCCGAGTCCTCTCGCGGAGCCGGTTCGCCGCCGGTCGGCGGCATCCGCCCCGATCGGGTAG
- the rpsF gene encoding 30S ribosomal protein S6 has protein sequence MTHQYELMVILTPELDERQVAPNLDKFLKVITNDGGSIDKVDIWGKRRFAYEINKKNEGIYAVVNFTATSEATVELDRQLKLSELVFRTKVLRAEEAQAMVAAEAKRAAEKAARKPKVAKA, from the coding sequence GTGACGCACCAGTACGAGCTCATGGTCATTCTGACCCCCGAGCTGGACGAGCGCCAGGTTGCCCCCAACCTCGACAAGTTCCTGAAGGTCATCACCAACGATGGTGGCTCGATTGACAAGGTCGACATCTGGGGCAAGCGTCGTTTCGCCTACGAGATCAACAAGAAGAACGAGGGCATCTACGCCGTCGTCAACTTCACCGCCACCAGCGAGGCCACGGTCGAGCTCGACCGTCAGCTGAAGCTGAGCGAGCTCGTGTTCCGCACCAAGGTCCTGCGTGCCGAAGAGGCACAGGCCATGGTCGCCGCCGAGGCCAAGCGCGCTGCCGAGAAGGCTGCCCGCAAGCCCAAGGTCGCGAAGGCCTAA